The Bifidobacterium coryneforme genome segment AAGATATGCGCAAACCCGCGAGCGATGATGTCTGCATCCGTTTTGACCACGCCTCCGTCGAGCGCTCGGGCAGACTGATCTGGTCGGATGGCACCTTTTCCATACCCGGCGGCTCGGTGACCGCCATCGTGGGCACCAATGGAACCGGCAAGACCACGATGATGAAGACCGAGCTGGGCCTCCTTCCCCTTTCGAACGGCAGGGTCGAGGTTCTCGGGCAACCGGCAGGGCAGGCCAACGACCGAATCGGGTACGTCCCCCAGAGCTACACCTCTGACATCGATTCCAACCTCACCGCCGAGCAATCCGTACTCCTGGGACTGACGGGGACCCGTTTCGGCATCCACCCGGTAAACAGGCAGGACAAGGAACGTGCAGCCAGGGCCATGCGCTTCGTCGGAGTGGAGGACAGGGCCCACGCCCGTCTCTCCCAATTGTCGGGCGGATTGCGACAGCGCGTGGCCATCGCCCAGGCGCTGGTCTGCAACCCCAAACTCCTCATGTTGGACGAGCCCTTGGCCAACCTCGATCTGGCAAGCCAAAGGGCCACCGTGCACCTCCTGGCTCAACTCA includes the following:
- a CDS encoding metal ABC transporter ATP-binding protein produces the protein MRKPASDDVCIRFDHASVERSGRLIWSDGTFSIPGGSVTAIVGTNGTGKTTMMKTELGLLPLSNGRVEVLGQPAGQANDRIGYVPQSYTSDIDSNLTAEQSVLLGLTGTRFGIHPVNRQDKERAARAMRFVGVEDRAHARLSQLSGGLRQRVAIAQALVCNPKLLMLDEPLANLDLASQRATVHLLAQLNRQLGMTIQVVAHDLNMLLPILTGAVYLLDGHPHYARMDDVLDSDLLTHLYGTKVEVVTTPQGDMFVAPDTDVSDGVAHDRFKTTEMVDLHPRHPEAGEAYENPTANQQD